One Cardiocondyla obscurior isolate alpha-2009 linkage group LG09, Cobs3.1, whole genome shotgun sequence genomic window, GTTTTCGTATTTTTGGCTTACGACTGACAGTTAGTCTAGTCGAGCTAAAAACTCAAGCATGGGACTGGACAGATGTTTATGACAACGgtggtctttttttttttttttttttttttgttcggtAAAAGTAAAGTGTCTAGCGCGCTTGCGTATGTGAAACGTCTGCGCATAGTGCCGGGTTAGAGGCGAAAGAGGTTGgcaaattttatgtattaaattgtCAGATAAATGCGACGTCGACGGGCAAAGAGAAGAATAGCCGCGCGGCGCTCGGAGTCACattttgcacatttttttttttacgaacgtaCCAAAGAGAAGCGGATCAAGTGCGATATGTGCCGCACGTAGCTCGTACCGCGTAGACAAAATACCgtgtaagtaaaatattaacacaCGTTGCACATCGCTCTCTTAGTTAGAACACCAGCTGcaagaaaatttctttaatgtcAAGtgatatgcatataaaaatgtacaatgGGTAAAGGAATTCTGTAATTCTTATGCTTGCGTTGACGTCGTACTAACTATCGTGCTATATACATTTAACTGTAACTCATAGACTTTAATATCCCCGATTTCCTACAGACGAAACTCTTCTTGTTTTAACGAAGCGCAGCTTTAAATACTGGTTGTACGTAATATATTCAGATATGCGACCGATGTTCGCACAATCTAAAAAGTAATTGCATATTCTATTGTATATTCGTAATGACGATATGAACTATTAAATGAtgggaaagaaattaatttttttttaaatatttttttaattttttttttttataacaatgtaGAAATACGTGAAGCTCACTTACGGCACCAAAACTGTTAAGAGACAGGTCCATAAATTTTCCCGCGGTGATTTTAATAGGAACGCTAGACAtcgcaattattaaaacgagACCGCGAGCGGTTTTGTGCGGAATTCGATACCAATCGGCAGTACAGAAAGTAAGGTACATTTTCGTGCTCTATAATACATTATAATGAATAAATCTTTCTTGTTGATTCGGTAAGAAATACTAATTAGTACCTGATCTGTGAGAAGCTCCCCGATGAAAcacagtataaaaatattaaagatgaaTGTGAAAAGAAGTATAGCGTACGTTAGCATGGATACTGCATCATTACTTTCCCACTCCTGCAAAacaagcgttaaaaaaaatatctgctATCGATTTAAGCCGTtctaatactttttttttttttaatttatgttgaACATGTTCATTATATTTCGCGTaccattattatataatatccAAGAAGGCACAAGATGAACGTGCACCCGACTACTTCCACCAAACATACGTATTGCAAAATTTCTTCTACCTTGCTTAAAAAGCTAAACGGCgttagtaatattttatttttaataatttactgttTTTTTAGGTTTATAATTAGCAGCGATTATTGAAATTTCTTGAGCGCAATTACGACTAGGGTGATAACGTTACCTTTTTATTCTGATATGCTGCCGCACAACGGCCGCCAGTTTCACGTTCGCGCTTTTATCAGAGTACTCGATGTTCGTAAGAGTCTCCATTTTAGTGatgagaatttttatttgaccACAGGCGTGTAGAACTAGAAGAGCCGCCAGGCTGCAAGCTCCGCTGGTTACCGAGTACTGCACGAATCCCGAGATAAATTGAATCGAAAAGATAATCTCGTAAGCCGGCGTCTTTTGCGGGTCGACGATTACATAGTAACCGGCGAAACCTAGCGGTCTGATCGTAACGTTTTGCGGCGTGACAATAACTCCGCGTGACAACGGCACGATCGTGCGATACGAGAACCCGCTGCCGTATACGAAAGCCACGCAAAGAATCGCGAGACTGCGCCCTATTCTCGAATTGCCCAGCATGATCTTGCGATCTTCTATCAAGTCCGTTGTACGCCAGTCTTCTTCGATGTGCTTAATGCAATCCGTAATTCGGTCGCTCCGCCAAATCAACATCATGTGCTTCAGCACCGCCATCAGGCAGTTGCACATCGGACCGATCATCTTTAGGCGGCGACGCGCGTTCGATTCCTTAAGAAAGATCTTTAGTATTCCTGGTATAAAAATGAAGTAAAGCAGGGCTTGGCATAGAACTCGAAGCATTTTCGTCTGGACAATTCTGATATAGGACGAGTCACCGGGCAACGGCCATACGCCGATTAGATTTAGAACGCCGCGCGTTACGTGCACAGTGCGCTTGATGTTCTCGTC contains:
- the LOC139105820 gene encoding odorant receptor 10-like, translating into MHVNIVHDENIKRTVHVTRGVLNLIGVWPLPGDSSYIRIVQTKMLRVLCQALLYFIFIPGILKIFLKESNARRRLKMIGPMCNCLMAVLKHMMLIWRSDRITDCIKHIEEDWRTTDLIEDRKIMLGNSRIGRSLAILCVAFVYGSGFSYRTIVPLSRGVIVTPQNVTIRPLGFAGYYVIVDPQKTPAYEIIFSIQFISGFVQYSVTSGACSLAALLVLHACGQIKILITKMETLTNIEYSDKSANVKLAAVVRQHIRIKSFLSKVEEILQYVCLVEVVGCTFILCLLGYYIIMEWESNDAVSMLTYAILLFTFIFNIFILCFIGELLTDQSTKMYLTFCTADWYRIPHKTARGLVLIIAMSSVPIKITAGKFMDLSLNSFGAIVRTSVAYLNILRTTSI